AGGAATTGTCCAAATTCCaattaatttacaatttttttgtattgtattgtaaaaaataatattaaatattattattgcacgattttgttttgttgataaacaagtaaaatagaaacataatatatataataaaaaaaaaaaactaaaacccttaaaaaccctaaaaatacaaaatgtcaaaaaaaaaaaaaaaaattgttgtagtgtgtttatattaattaatataatttttgtataatttttttcaataatttctttaaaaaaaaaaaaaccctaaaccctaaccctcaAAACCCCATCTAACCCTTAACCCTCAAAACCCTCCTAACCCTTAACCCTCAAAACCCTTCTAACCCTTCCAAAACCCTACACCCTTACCttctaaaacgaaaatgaaaaaaaaaaaaaaaaaaaccaactcaGGACGCCGCCTTGGGGATGGCGCGTCCTTCATAAGGTCGCTGACCCCCCGTTGGCGCGTCCTTCATTACAACACTAAGCTGGGGATGGCGCGTCCCCCTCACAAAAAAGCACTAGGGCATTTCGGTTAATTTTTCCTCAGGTAGGATGTTTTGGTGTATTTGACTTATGACAGGagcactttgaaaaaaaattctaaatagcAACGCCATGTAAAAAATAGTAATGATGTTGATATGAGTGGCAACTGGCCAgagcaaaataaaatatgactaATTCGGAGTTAAAATTGTTGTGAAAGTGGCAAAGAACAATTTGAGGAGTGAGACATGTCACACTGTAAATGAATTAATTTCAACCTTACaatcaaaccaaaattaaaggaatttgttgtaattttttttttttacaatgagctcGAATTTAGGATCTCTAGTATACTACATAAATCATTCACCACTAGATCATACCTAGTGGCTTAATTTGGtgtcaaaaatttattttaacacaacGTGTCGATGAATCCTAACTCTAAATACAACTATTTAATATGTAGCTCCGTTGGTAATTGTTAAGAACATTAGTTCAAGTCCAAACTTGGATTCCATGCAGTCAAGATATCCCGTGGTCATGCAGGCATTACATTTCAGCCTTTGAATTAAAgtttgatcaaataaataatatactttaataaaatttaatgatGAGATTAACCTGCAGTTAAATAATGAGTGCATGAAATCCATGTTCAATCTTGATCCTCATTTCATATGAGTGTAGTCGCTACTCACTATAGTCTATCAAACTATAAAAATGCAAATATTTAGTCCATTTAATTTTCAATGATTGTTGGGTGCACGTGGCAACCCACATTTGGCCAATTCCccactataatttttttttttttttataaaacccCGTGTAAGTTCATTATTAACATATTTGTCAATTTGTAAAATTCAAAGacttatttttatcaaataaacaTTATATAAGAATTGGGCGGGCAATTGAAGTACTCGGGTTGGTGCATTGATATTGACTTGGAACATGAGAGTGTGCTACTTTTGAAGTCTgaagttcgattctctctggtgtcaatttgagtggactaatttagcttcttaaaaaaaaaaaaaacttatttttatcaatactaaaaatttccaaaaatcaattttcctattcattatttttttttatatatatatatatatataaaacattaaGAATACAGTATTTTTTGCGAATTTGGTCCTCAAAATTGTAACCATCACCCAAATAGCCCCTCATTATTGCGAATTAACAAATAcagtaccttttttttttcttgataaaataaatacagtactttttttgacacaaaatacaatactttttaaaaatagtaaaatatcaTTCTAGTTAGATGTTGGACCTGTTTGTTATTATAGATTTAAAAAACAGGCGACCACCATAAATATGCACATATAGAAAATTCAGGACTCCTGCCTGCCACGGTAGAAAGTGGTAAGTCTGTACTTCCAAACTATATTTCCAAACAATCGCTAATTTCTATATTCTATTACACAAATGAATGTTACACCAACCATCAGAATCTAACACTTGCTCATAAATCAACAATGTAAATTAAATGCCTGCATCTGCAACACAAATTGGTTGCATTGCCATTCTGATGGCTACATATGAAAAAACATAAGCTACTGAACGAACAACTATACTATACTTTTGCTTTCATTCTATCAGGTCTACTTATTTCCACTGCAACATGTGAATCAAGTGTTGATAGGATCTGCGGCATTGACATACCTCCAGAAACGACGATTTCTGCAAAACGTATATCATATGTTAAAAATATACTGGAATGAGTtcatttatattgtttttaGTTACTTTTCCTTTTAGAATATCCACCGGCATTATTAGCATTAGAAAAGGAAGCCCCAGGAAGTAGTCCACTCATAAAAAAGAAACGATCTTCATAAGTCATAACATTAATGGAGAGTGCAAAGTAATTATGATTAGCCTGCTTTTTCTTCAATTAAACTATCCAAGACTTCGAGTAACTAAAACAAGATTACGTGTAACTATAAAAACTAGACAACTCACCAATTCCTTCCCGGACCGATAATGTTGGTCTAATGACATCCTTGGTGTTCACAAGAAAGATATCACCAATATAAAGATGGTTTGTGGGAACATAGACACAGCATAACTCCTCATCTCCAGAATAACTCTGAAATAGTAATGTATATAGTTAAATTCAACAAGTTATTCAAAGTTGCGATAATTGCAGAAAAtcttcattaattaaaattaaacctGCTTTGTCAAATATAATACACTAAATGCTTATCTATAGAGACCAATGATTCCAAACTATTAATCACAAGTTATCATCTAGAAGGCTTTGAAAACAATATGGTATTTTGCAATACTATATGGCTTTAGTGTTAACTAACCAAGAAAAAAGAACATAAAAGGCTACATGGAAACTAACGAGCATCAACTACTTAGAGCTCAAATTTCTCTCGGAAGGTTTGAAGAGTCTTGGTTGATACTCCTAAAAGTCCGATTGGAGGAGGAAGCCCCATCATTGATAACAACTTAGACCACATCCTTCCAAGGCCATCAGTTACAGCCAGTAATCCTTCCTCATTATGCGCCCATTTAAAGTGGAAGTACCTTTCAAGCTTATTAATTCATCCATCGGCCTCCTCCCACTTGTTAAGTATTCCTAGCTTCTTCCGTCGTTTTGTGGACTGTCCCTGTGGTTCTTGATCCAACAACCTTCCTGTCTCGACTCTCGATGCTTTGCAATATTAACTCCATTCCAGCATCTCTTCAAGTATCCTCATCCAAGCATCTTGCAGTTCCTGCTGATTATGAATAAAAAGCCTCTCCGATTTTGCTTCTCGCCTCCAAGATAGATCATTGCAAAACTTTGAGGGTCAGTAAACCTCCCTACAGCCGAAGGCTCCCGCTCTTTGTCAAATGACTAGCCATCTCTCTTTCCACCCACATCTTATTTATAGGCAACATACCTAATATCTCTAATTATTCCATCCCTCACTAACTAACTAAGTCACTAGAGGTATCAAAATTTTTGGTGAACTTCCATACCAGCTTTAGAGCCAAGGCTCGGCCTTACACCAGGGAGTTAAACAAATCCTTCCTATAAATACActacataaaattaaataaaagctACATAATTGTTCTACCGTATAACTGTCTGCCTTACTAGTtacttcaaaattaaaatcacttCACAACTCTCCAACCATATAATTACCATATTAGTTACTAATTCGGCCATGTTATATTCCTGTTTCTCATAGTACACCAAGCCATATGTTaggcttttttttctttctttctctctgcATGATCTAGAACTTGGCCCATTGTTCGACTATGAACACACTAAGAAACACCACGGCATTCATAGAAAAACAGTGAAACACCAATTTAAGacattatgaaaataaaattctgaACTTGTAAAGTGCCAAATGTAGAAATATTTCAGAAACCTGAAGGACAACAGATGAGGTGATGAATCCAAATGCATATTCACCAACACGTGGATGTCGAATGATAGCTACTTCTTTGAAGGCTTGTGAGTTTTGATCTGTGGCAACACGTGTTAACATAAACAGTTCTTAGCCAAcattaacattacaaaaaagAGTAAGATGTTAAAGAAAAAGATGTTTTGCAAACACACCTGGTGAAATAGCAGCACTAATCTGCTtggaggcattatagatatgaCGAACAAGAGGCATTCGCTTGATAAACCACTCCCCAAGTCCCAGGACAGATGCACCCAGCCATGATGACATGAAAACCCCAACCAAGAAGATGAAGGTAATGGAAGTTATGAATCCAAGACCTGACCAAGAAGTGTAAGCAATTACTTCAACATATACAATGCTACCAATGACATTCAATTGCATATTTCTACTACCAATAACTCCCAAATACTAAAAATAGAAAACCCTAAATAAAATGACTATTAAACATGTAGCATTAATAAAATATAGGATCCAATAAAATTGAATAGCCTTGCTGTTCTGCCCTTATGGGGAAAATAGTAAAGGTGTATATAAAATGGAAGCCCTTACCAAAGATGTCGATTCCAAGTTGAACATATATTGGAGAAAAAAACCCGTCCACGAAATGAATGAACCACCATGTTATGTAGAAAGTGATTGCAATTGGAAGAAGAATGAcacttcaaaaacaaaaacaaaacacaaaaagacTTATCACTAATTCAACATAACACATTAACAAAGAATTCATAACATTTAGCTGCTAGTGGCCCTTCTATAGGTAATAATACACATCAGATTCGGGAGGATTGAAAGAACCTATTTACCTTATTGTGTAAATGTTTGGAGgagcttataaaaatagcttatgatatGTCCATTAggtgttttcaacttattttcataaactcctTCATGTAGtttatttttagcttataaagAGTTTACCTTCATTCACTCTTTGATtgtagaaatagcttatacataagcactcaTTTAATAAGGGTTTAACTAAGCTGTTTATTGTAATGCTCCCTTGATCTTAAATGACAACATAAAAAGATGTCACGTTTAGTGGCACaacatgagaaagaaaaaatgattaaaaagtgCAACCAATATGGGGAAAAAAACAACCTTTAATCCTCAACTATTATTTTAACTTGCAAAGCCTCCAATGACAAAAATTgccaaaaaaagaaactaaaacgcAAAGATAAAGGACCGTGGAATTACAAGAAGTTAAAGCAACAACTGGTCTGAAATGTTATGACAGTAAACCATGAAGCAGGGAGATAATTTAGCAAACCTAAGATAAGTGCAAATAGACGTATGCATGCTGACAGTAACAAATACACATTGATCATCCTTCTAAAACAAGTGATAGATAACGATCAAAATATCTGTATATTTCTATAAAGATTATCATGGGAATAGACATTAAATCCCATAATTAGGTCAGTAtgtcataaattaaataagctATACGGAGATTTATAATCTAGAACCCAAAGGTTTTTTGTTCAATTAGGACGCCCCTTCCCCATTAAACAAGGAGTACCGCTTTAAATATATTACTAGAAAAAAGTTTCATAAGTGTAACTATGATGTATGTTAACTTGTAGTTCAAGACACAAACATCAATACAACAAGATGCCAGCAGATATTGAATGTATTATGCagataaaagtaaaaaatggtTTTAAGTTATCTAACGCAGACAAAAGCTCAACTTTCTTTGGGAACTACTAATAAGATACTGAAAGATTATGACATAACAAGATAATTGGGTTGAGTAAAGTGATACGCACCATCCAGTCATGAACTTTTTTGATGCCCAGCTCCTAACAACTTTGGAAAAAGTCTACAAATAGACAGAAAAAAGACATAACCAAATGTCAGACAGATATGGAAATTTAAAGCTCTAGCTCTTACAGTTGCTAAAATTAGCTTCAATGTCAGTTTTGCAAAATTACATATTAATCAAGCAAgtattagtatttattttttttttgtcatataatcaagtattagtattattttaacaaaaaatatcaataaagACGAAAGGGGAAACACATTTGTACAATTTAAATTGGCTTTTATGCCCATAATTTGGTTACTAGTTTAATTTGGAAAGCAATAATTTCAATTGAAATCATTCCTAAAAGTAGTAAGTAAAAGAAATTCCCGAGACTAAATCGTGATTAATCAAACACTTTAAATTTCCAACGCATAAAGAAATGAAAAGTTAAAACCCTAAGGTACCTCGCGGCCGGTATGATGCATGGAAGAGGAGGAAGCAGATGGTCTGGAGGTATCGCTTTCGTCGCCGGAATCGGCGACGGGGATGAGAAGCTCACGATCTCTATCTCTGTTTCCCATCACAGTGGAGGGAGATTTGTCGTCGTCCATCGCCGGAGGAAGAATCAGTAACGACGTTTGATTATAAATTAGAAAAAGGGAATAATGTATCCTAAGCAGAAATcacagatttttcaaaattctattcttcctttctccTTCGACTTTCTTTTctgatttctttttattattttttatttatgatttctctttattttaattttaactaaaCAAAAAAACTACTCGTAATTAATATTTCTGtgaattatagttttttttttttttgaattattgtaTATTGACGAGATATTTGATATCCAACTAAACTTCGGGGTGGTAGCTACCGAAATGTTCAgcttttttttggttgataaatGATCACCTTTATATATACTAAACAAAAATGTTAACTAGTGGTAAAAATTATTGGTGAATGGTGATCAACAATAAATTGATTCAAGTGCAAGAAATGAATCTCTTAAACAGgtggttaaaaatttaatttctgatttttttacatataaaaagaatttaattgaaATGTGAAGAACTTATCTTACCTGTGTGCAATTTCTTACACAAATTAATCATCattgtaaaaactaaaaacttctTATCTACatatgataacaaaaaaaaatagtctagATTAAAGGACCAAAATATCTATCACTTCCACTTGTCACATACTACAAAAGTTTAATCTTACTATCAAAAAAGAAAGCTACTGTGCCCGTAGCGAGATGAATATAAATTGTGTTTAGGAGATTTTCCCTACTTTGAAATGGATTATATCtcatcttaatttattttaaaataaaaagttatataaTTTGGGATTGAGATACTTTTGTTGACTTCATggaattaaaatacaaaaaacatgATGTTATTATGGGTGATGAAATTGAAAGGCTGCATGTGACTTGAATGAGGTGTTCTTTTGCCAACAAATATTGATccatttataataatttaatgttattttaaggcacaaatttaaaaacacaaatggataataattttttttactttcaccacCGGTTGAATCTGATTTAGGGGACCGAGTCAattatgacatcaagtggttccatcAATTTTATCGATGACTAATCTTCATTGAAAAACATAGTTGACCACTTTAATAAAATCTCTCTTTCAACCATTTATGAGtgcagctttgctccttttcctaaggctcaatttttttcttttctatccaaaaactcaattttttccttttatatttatgaATCAAGGCTATGaatccaagttttttttttatttttatttttacaaattcataaaagtaaaaattaactTCCTTTTCTGGTCAAGAAATTAAAATTCACTTTAATTCGCcatgaaaatataataataataataataataataataataataatttatcaaaaactCATTTTCAAAACCAATCAAATCATAAAAGTTAAAATTCACCATCAAAACCAACCTACAAAAACTCTTcctcaaaataaaattgaaacacGGTTGTAGGTCGACCTTGATGCAGTTATGCATGAAGCATTAATCCAATCCAGCCCCAGCCAATAAAAATGAGGGTAATTAGTCCGATATGAAAGGATAAATATGGTAATAGTCATGCTAACACATGTGACTTTacatgttagcattttcctataaagttaaaaaaaaaattgggtacATAAACAAAATAGCAAGAAAATTCACACACATAAAGTAAAGAGAGTCGGGGTTCAAACCCCGAtcatagttttttatttaataatttcgGCATTTCTATCAGTGGAGTTAGGATTTTAGAACTTGTGTAATCTATGATGACCAGTAAAATAATAGTGTACTTGACTCATTTGATGTTCCATCTTGTTATTTATTCTTCAAAAGAAATTTCgttttaatattttcttcagTATCATAGCCTTGATTCATAAATAGCCATTCAATTACTCATATAATTTTTAAACTCAATGCACAACCAAATGAACGTGTGCACAAACACACTGCAAACTGCACTGAAAAGAAATTACACACCAATTTGTTTCTCTCCTTTCAAGTTAAGGGATTAGAATATTGCAAGATAACATTGCGATCTTTGTGATGAAGTTAATAGTTAAAGAAAAACATATTCATGAATTTTAGTTTTAGAGAAAAATTCAGTATATAAATCCCACATTGGttaattttttagaattttaatgGATATGCATTAGAAGAATGTATAAAGTTTTTTACATTTTCTCGGTGCATATTCCATTAAACTCAACCGAGAATGGCGACATTTAAATAAGTTTATCACTAATAAATTGAAAACTTAGAAACACCATATATTAAGCCGAAAGCAAGTAGTCAGCACTACAAAATTGAATCTCTATAACGAGCAGAGACTGCCATAATATGCACAAGTAGAAAATTTAAGACCCCTACCAAAATAGAATGTTGTAATCCTGTATCATCACCCAAACtatattttcaaacaaacaCTAAATTCTACATTCTATTGCACATATGAATGTTACACATAACATCATAATCTATAGATCTAACACTTGCTCACAGATCAACATGTAAATTCCATGCCTGTATTTGCAACACATTTCTTGCGCTGCCTTTCTGATATCTCCATATGAAATAAGATGTTAAACGAACAACTACTGTACCTTTAACTTTCATCTTCTATCAGGTCTACTGTTTTGAAGAGTTCTATCCGGTCTACTTATTTGCACCGGAACATGTGAATCAAGTGTTGATAGGACCTGCGGCATTGACATGCCTCCAGAAACGACAATTTCTGCAAAACTTAGCATATGTTAAAAATATACAGGAGTGAATTCAATTATagttttcatatatatattttgcatattCATTCCTTGCAACCCAAAGTGCACAAGTTAGCCTACAGGTGATGGTCACATTTACACCTACTGACTACTAAAGCATTCGATGAATATGGACTGTTAATAAAAAGTTACAACACAATTAAGGTGTGTTATTTAGTGAGTTCCACAATCATGAACAGTATGTGAGTGAAATGTATAATTGTATTGTATATGTGATTGTTATTAGTTATTACTCAATTCTAAATCtctaaaaccaaaaaagtaGAAATTCAAGCTAAAAATTCAAGCTGGCCTATTTTACTGCCTGCACCTAAGAGCAGAGGAAGCTCCACAAAGAAGTGCATCTTCATAATCATAATATTAAAATGAGTACAACATAATTCAGCCTGCTTTTCCTTCTTTAATTGTAAGACTTGGAGTAACTGTAAAAACTAGTATAACTCACCAATTCCTTCCCGGACTGATAAGTTTGGCCTAAGGACATCCTTGGTGTTGACAAGAAATATATCACCAATATAAAGATGGTTTGTGGGAACATAGACACAGCATAACTCCTCATCTCCTGAATAAGTCTGCGAAACAGAGATATAATTAAGATAGTTCAATTCAACAAGTTTTTCAAAGCTGTGATAATTGCAGATAATCTTCATTAATTGTCACTAATCCTGCCTTGTCAAACACAATACATCAAATGTTCATCCATATGGACTCGTGACTCCAAACTATTGACCGCAAGTGAAAAATATTGATCACTAACCTTCATAACAATATGGTGAAATGCAATGTCATATGGCTGTAGAGATAAATAACTAAGAAAAAAGAACCAAAAAGTCTACATGAAAACCAACAAGCATTAACTACGTGCTACAGAGTCATAATGGGCAATTACCACATGGATCTGGTAGATAAACTGACATAAAATTGGGTATTATGGAGTGGGGTGCCCAAGTACCACACATTGACAACTAGCTTTTATGAGGGTTTCCCAAGTGCCACAATACTTATCAACCGGTGTCATAGCTGGTTTATGGTGGGGGAAGACCAAAAAGGCCAAGGCGTCGTAGAGAGCAAACCACAGGACATTCGCTCTCATGGATGGTGCTATGATAGAGACTTCGGTATTATGGGTCCCTGAGTCCCACATTGAGTAGTAGGGGATGCTCGGTGGAGTATTTAAGTGACTTGGTTCTTCTCCCTTGATAGTTATCTTTTAAGGGAGGGTTCCCCAACTGCTTGAATACTTATCAGAAAACAATTCTCAACCAtacatgaaagaaaaaaaagaaggcaCTGCACATCACAAATTGTCATTAAACCTCCCTATAACTACACCaggtaaaattaaatttagtaacTTTACATAATTGCCCGACTCCTACCATATAACTGTTCCATTACACAATAAAAATTCTACCGCATAATTCTCCTACCATATAACTGCCGTATTATAATTATGTTCTGTTGTTTTATCATTTTTCCCAGAGTACACAAGGTACATTTTAGACTTGTTGTCTGTATGATCCAGAACTGACCCACATTTTGAAATTGAGCTCTAACAGACACCATGGCATTCATAGGAAAAATAGCGAAACACCATATTAACCAGCAATGAAAGAAATTTTCTGAAATTAAAAACTACTAGAGTAGAATTATTTAAAAAACCTGAAGGACAACAGACGAGGTGATGAATCCCAATGCATATTCACCCACACGTGGATGTCGAATGATGGCTACTTCTTTAAAGGCTTGTGAATTTTGATCTGCGGCAGACCAAATGTTAATTGTTAACATAAACATTTCATACCCGCCATTAGATTTATATTAGCATCACAATAACAAGTAAGGTTTTGGCAAACACACCTGGTGATATAGCAGCACTAATCTGCttagaggcattatagatatgaCGAACAAGAGGCATTCGCTTGATAAACCACTCCCCAAGTCCGAGGACAGATGCACCCAACCATGATGACATGAAAACCCCAATCAAGAAGATGAAGGTTATGGAAGTTATGAATCCAAGACCTGTCCAATAAGTTTAACAGTTTAATCAATTAGTCCAACATGTTAAATGTTACCATGACATCCAGTTGGTAACATAATATGTTATAGAGACAACAGCCGCAACCAATAACATATCTATTTTCACATAAAAATTGTATTAGTTTTGTAGCTCTATTGCACATTTCTACTTCCGGTAATCCTCAAAAACCAAAAACAGCAAAACGTATACggaatgaaaattaaaaatttagagctaacaaatattttatccaATAAAATTGAATAGCTACACTTTAttgatctttttatttttggggTGGGGTGGGGGCTTAAGGTGCATTGTAAAATGTAAAGTACCATGCAAAAGAAGCACTTACCAAAGATATTGATTCCAAGTTGAGCATAGATTGGAGAAAAAAACCCATCCACGAAATGAATGAACCACCAGGTAATGTAGAAGGTGATTGCAATCGGAAAAAGAATGACACTtcaataagaaagaaaaaaaacaatgagaagaaaaaaaacacaagaattCATAACATTCGGCTTCTAGTGCCATTATATAGGCATAAAGAATTTGTGTTGAATGACAGCATAAAAATATGTCAAATATAATGGCATGCTTATGAAAGATGTCAGATAGGAGGGGTTGGAGATCtttggttttttaattaaaaaaatgttatgagTTTGTAGGGTTTTTATTCCCTTCCCCAATTTGCCAAAAAAGAACCTGTCCTCTACTTTCCAGCTACCATACCCTAACACTGTATAACTAGCAAAATTTATCATATCCTAGTAGAAGAGAGAAGTGTATCTATCATGTAATGGTTACATTTGATTCATGATACAAACACATATACACCAAGATGGCAGCATACATTAAATGTAGATAAAAGAATTACaggaaatacaaataaaattatattacccATCTCAAACAAAAGCACAGTGTGTGCGTGTGCACTACATTTAATGTATCTATCATGTAAGACATACATTAGTTTGACGTGTAAGAATGTAAAATGACACGAT
This portion of the Trifolium pratense cultivar HEN17-A07 linkage group LG3, ARS_RC_1.1, whole genome shotgun sequence genome encodes:
- the LOC123915470 gene encoding protein LIKE COV 1-like gives rise to the protein MDDDKSPSTVMGNRDRDRELLIPVADSGDESDTSRPSASSSSMHHTGRETFSKVVRSWASKKFMTGCVILLPIAITFYITWWFIHFVDGFFSPIYVQLGIDIFGLGFITSITFIFLVGVFMSSWLGASVLGLGEWFIKRMPLVRHIYNASKQISAAISPDQNSQAFKEVAIIRHPRVGEYAFGFITSSVVLQSYSGDEELCCVYVPTNHLYIGDIFLVNTKDVIRPTLSVREGIEIVVSGGMSMPQILSTLDSHVAVEISRPDRMKAKV
- the LOC123915471 gene encoding protein LIKE COV 1-like; this encodes MVDEKSPSTVIGNRDRELLIPVSDSVTDASKPSSSSVNHAGRETFSIVVRSWASKKFMTGCVILFPIAITFYITWWFIHFVDGFFSPIYAQLGINIFGLGFITSITFIFLIGVFMSSWLGASVLGLGEWFIKRMPLVRHIYNASKQISAAISPDQNSQAFKEVAIIRHPRVGEYALGFITSSVVLQTYSGDEELCCVYVPTNHLYIGDIFLVNTKDVLRPNLSVREGIEIVVSGGMSMPQVLSTLDSHVPVQISRPDRTLQNSRPDRR